A genomic region of Micromonospora sp. NBC_01796 contains the following coding sequences:
- the rplL gene encoding 50S ribosomal protein L7/L12, whose translation MAKLSTDELLDAFKEMTLIELSEFVKQFETTFEVTAAAPVAMGVAGGAAAATAEAEPEQDEFDVILEADGGKKIQVIKVVRELTGLGLKEAKDLVEAAPKAVVEKVNKETADKAKAKLEAEGAKVTLK comes from the coding sequence ATGGCGAAGCTCAGCACCGACGAGCTGCTCGACGCGTTCAAGGAAATGACGCTGATCGAGCTGTCGGAGTTCGTGAAGCAGTTCGAGACGACCTTCGAGGTCACCGCGGCCGCGCCGGTCGCCATGGGCGTTGCCGGTGGCGCTGCCGCCGCGACCGCCGAGGCGGAGCCGGAGCAGGACGAGTTCGACGTCATCCTCGAGGCTGACGGCGGCAAGAAGATCCAGGTCATCAAGGTCGTGCGTGAGCTGACCGGCCTGGGCCTGAAGGAGGCCAAGGACCTCGTCGAGGCCGCCCCCAAGGCCGTCGTCGAGAAGGTCAACAAGGAGACCGCGGACAAGGCCAAGGCCAAGCTCGAGGCCGAGGGCGCGAAGGTCA
- the rplJ gene encoding 50S ribosomal protein L10 codes for MADKPVRADKATAVAELTESFRSSGATVLTEYRGLTVAQLTQLRRSLGRETTYSITKNTLAKRAATDAGIQGLDELFTGPTALTFVGGDVVEAAKGLRDFAKANPKLVIKGGVFEGRAITADEVTKLADLESREVLLAKLAGAMKGNLSKAAALFQAPLSKTARLAAALQDKLEKEGAEQA; via the coding sequence ATGGCGGACAAGCCGGTTCGGGCCGACAAGGCCACGGCCGTTGCCGAACTCACCGAGAGCTTCCGTAGCTCGGGTGCCACCGTGCTGACCGAGTACCGCGGCCTGACGGTCGCCCAGCTGACTCAGCTGCGGCGCTCGCTGGGTCGGGAGACGACCTACTCGATCACCAAGAACACGCTGGCCAAGCGCGCTGCGACGGACGCTGGTATCCAGGGTCTCGATGAGCTGTTCACCGGTCCTACCGCGTTGACCTTCGTCGGCGGCGACGTCGTCGAGGCGGCGAAGGGTCTCCGGGACTTCGCGAAGGCCAACCCGAAGCTCGTCATCAAGGGTGGCGTCTTCGAGGGTCGGGCCATCACCGCGGACGAGGTCACCAAGCTCGCCGACCTCGAGTCCCGTGAGGTGCTGCTGGCCAAGCTGGCCGGCGCGATGAAGGGCAACCTGAGCAAGGCCGCGGCGCTGTTCCAGGCGCCGCTGTCCAAGACCGCCCGCCTGGCTGCGGCGTTGCAGGACAAGCTCGAGAAGGAGGGCGCCGAGCAGGCCTGA
- a CDS encoding ATP-binding cassette domain-containing protein — MRLDGVWLRYRRRAPWVLRAVELDLAPGEAAVVLGPNGVGKSTLLQIAAGVLRPTRGAVRDRARVVGWVPERFPADQPFTVDQYLTAMARVRGLSAAESGRLVTAWTERLGVARYRNVRLPELSKGTAQKVGLAQALLVPPDLLVLDEPWEGLDATAREIVPDLIAEVLHAGGSVLVSDHRGETVRLPQAAHWVVADGTVTVAGPAPGGGTTVVEIAVPTADAAGTVAALRAAGHQVIRVRAAEPSPAPSTRSGSTGSEESTGGGSTGSGLTESELAS; from the coding sequence ATGCGTCTCGACGGTGTCTGGCTGCGGTACCGCCGGCGCGCTCCCTGGGTGCTGCGGGCGGTGGAGCTCGACCTGGCGCCGGGCGAGGCGGCGGTGGTGCTGGGGCCCAACGGGGTAGGCAAGTCCACCCTGCTGCAGATAGCCGCCGGGGTGCTCCGCCCGACCCGTGGCGCCGTACGCGACCGGGCCCGGGTGGTCGGTTGGGTGCCCGAGCGCTTCCCGGCCGACCAGCCGTTCACCGTCGACCAGTACCTGACCGCGATGGCTCGGGTACGTGGACTGTCCGCAGCCGAGTCCGGGCGACTGGTCACGGCGTGGACCGAACGGCTCGGGGTGGCCCGGTACCGGAACGTGCGGCTGCCGGAGCTGTCCAAGGGCACCGCACAGAAGGTCGGGCTTGCCCAGGCGCTGCTCGTACCACCGGATCTTCTGGTTTTGGACGAGCCCTGGGAGGGGCTCGACGCGACCGCCCGGGAGATCGTGCCGGATCTGATCGCCGAGGTGCTGCACGCGGGCGGCTCGGTGCTGGTGAGTGACCACCGGGGCGAGACGGTGCGGCTGCCGCAGGCGGCGCACTGGGTGGTCGCCGACGGCACGGTCACCGTCGCTGGCCCGGCCCCCGGCGGCGGCACCACCGTGGTGGAGATCGCGGTCCCGACCGCCGACGCCGCCGGCACCGTCGCCGCGTTGCGCGCCGCCGGCCACCAGGTGATCCGGGTACGGGCCGCCGAACCGTCACCGGCCCCGTCGACCCGCAGCGGGTCGACCGGCAGCGAGGAGTCGACCGGCGGCGGTTCGACCGGTAGCGGGCTGACCGAGAGCGAGCTGGCCTCATGA
- the rplA gene encoding 50S ribosomal protein L1, translating into MQHSKNYRKATEVIDRDKLYTPAEAVKLAKDTSRVKFDATVEVAMRLGVDPRKADQMVRGVVNLPHGTGKTARVIVFAAGAKADEAVAAGADEVGTDELVARIQEGWLDFDAAIATPDQMAKIGRIARILGPRGLMPNPKTGTVTMDVTKAVSDIKGGKITFRVDKHSNLHLIIGKASFTETQLIDNYAAVLDEVLRAKPSAAKGKYLKKVTVATTMGPGVPVDPNVVKNLRGETEA; encoded by the coding sequence ATGCAGCACAGCAAGAACTACCGCAAGGCCACCGAGGTCATCGACCGGGACAAGCTCTACACCCCGGCCGAGGCGGTCAAGCTCGCCAAGGACACCAGCAGGGTGAAGTTCGACGCCACGGTTGAGGTCGCGATGCGCCTCGGCGTCGACCCCCGTAAGGCCGACCAGATGGTCCGTGGCGTGGTCAACCTGCCGCACGGCACCGGTAAGACCGCCCGCGTGATCGTGTTCGCCGCTGGCGCGAAGGCCGACGAGGCCGTTGCCGCCGGCGCGGACGAGGTCGGCACGGACGAGCTGGTCGCCCGGATTCAGGAAGGCTGGCTCGACTTCGACGCGGCGATCGCCACGCCGGACCAGATGGCCAAGATCGGCCGGATCGCGCGGATCCTGGGCCCGCGCGGCCTCATGCCGAACCCGAAGACCGGCACCGTGACCATGGACGTCACCAAGGCCGTCTCGGACATCAAGGGTGGAAAGATCACCTTCCGGGTGGACAAGCACTCCAACCTGCACCTGATCATCGGCAAGGCCTCCTTCACCGAGACCCAGCTGATCGACAACTACGCCGCGGTCCTCGACGAGGTGCTGCGTGCCAAGCCGTCGGCGGCCAAGGGCAAGTACCTGAAGAAGGTCACCGTCGCCACCACCATGGGCCCCGGCGTGCCGGTCGACCCGAACGTGGTGAAGAACCTGCGGGGCGAGACCGAGGCCTAG
- the rplK gene encoding 50S ribosomal protein L11, with amino-acid sequence MPPKKKLVKTFTLQLPAGQATPAPPVGPALGQHGVNIMEFCKQYNSQTESQRGDIVPAEISVFEDRSFSFVLKTPPAARLLIKAAGVTKGSGVPQSEKVGSITQAQLREIAEKKMVDLNANDVEQAAKIIAGTARSMGITIK; translated from the coding sequence ATGCCTCCGAAGAAGAAGCTCGTCAAGACGTTCACGCTTCAGCTGCCGGCAGGCCAGGCCACTCCGGCTCCGCCGGTCGGCCCGGCGCTGGGTCAGCACGGCGTCAACATCATGGAGTTCTGCAAGCAGTACAACTCGCAGACCGAGTCGCAGCGTGGTGACATCGTCCCCGCCGAGATCAGCGTGTTCGAGGACCGGAGCTTCAGCTTCGTGCTGAAGACCCCGCCCGCCGCGCGACTGCTGATCAAGGCCGCCGGTGTGACCAAGGGCTCCGGCGTGCCGCAGAGCGAGAAGGTCGGCTCGATCACCCAGGCGCAGCTCCGCGAGATCGCCGAGAAGAAGATGGTCGACCTCAACGCGAACGACGTGGAGCAGGCCGCGAAGATCATCGCCGGCACCGCCCGGTCGATGGGCATCACCATCAAGTGA